Part of the Coriobacteriia bacterium genome is shown below.
TCGACAACTACTTCCCGGACCCGGTCCGTGAGACCGACAAGCCGTTCCTCATGGCCGTCGAGGACGTCTTCACCATCACCGGCCGCGGCACCGTCGCGACCGGCCGTGTGGAGCGCGGCATGGTCAAGGTCGGCGACGAGATCGAGATCGTCGGCATCCACGAGGAGACCAAGAAGACGGTCGTCACCGGCGTGGAGATGTTCCGCAAGCTGCTCGACCAGGCGGAGGCCGGCGACAACATCGGCGTGCTGCTCCGTGGCATCGGTCGTGCCGAGATCGAGCGCGGCCAGGTGCTGTGCAAGCCCGGCAGCATCACCCCGCACACCGAGTTCCTCGGCCAGGTCTACATCCTGACCAAGGAGGAAGGCGGCCGTCACACCCCGTTCTTCGACGGCTACCGTCCGCAGTTCTACTTCCGGACCACCGACGTCACGGGCATCGCACACCTGCCCGAGGGCACCGAGATGGTCATGCCCGGCGACAACGTCGAGATCACCGGCCAGCT
Proteins encoded:
- a CDS encoding EF-Tu/IF-2/RF-3 family GTPase — encoded protein: DNYFPDPVRETDKPFLMAVEDVFTITGRGTVATGRVERGMVKVGDEIEIVGIHEETKKTVVTGVEMFRKLLDQAEAGDNIGVLLRGIGRAEIERGQVLCKPGSITPHTEFLGQVYILTKEEGGRHTPFFDGYRPQFYFRTTDVTGIAHLPEGTEMVMPGDNVEITGQLIGPIAMEEGLRFAIREGGRTVGSGRVTKIIK